A genomic stretch from Candidatus Brocadiaceae bacterium includes:
- a CDS encoding PH domain-containing protein, with translation MILLKEIVSMLLSNDRHIHSKTRYDANARINSNEREIVQSLKPSIKHYSFLFLVLAYIIYLSYTKYGVNTITGLSIASTSSLIIIFNLLTFFTTRYVITRQGVLVKKGPFSKNFKEIPFRDIDNIAIKQGILQKQFNLGNLIIYGKLTKSTCKGVKKPYRIKELIKQEKAAEYERRTLLKKIL, from the coding sequence ATGATATTATTGAAGGAAATTGTCTCAATGCTTCTCAGTAATGACAGGCATATACATTCAAAAACACGGTATGACGCAAACGCTCGTATAAACAGCAATGAGCGCGAAATCGTACAATCCCTTAAGCCCAGTATAAAACACTATTCTTTCCTATTTCTTGTGCTGGCTTACATTATCTATCTATCTTATACAAAGTATGGCGTCAATACCATAACAGGGCTCAGTATAGCCTCAACGAGCAGCCTTATCATTATTTTTAACTTGTTAACATTTTTTACAACAAGATATGTAATTACCCGCCAAGGAGTTTTGGTTAAGAAAGGTCCTTTTTCAAAAAATTTTAAGGAAATACCTTTTCGTGATATTGACAATATTGCGATAAAACAGGGAATATTGCAAAAGCAGTTTAACCTTGGAAATCTTATTATTTATGGAAAGCTAACTAAAAGTACCTGTAAAGGGGTAAAAAAACCTTATAGAATAAAAGAACTTATTAAGCAAGAAAAGGCGGCTGAATACGAGAGACGTACATTATTAAAAAAAATATTATAA
- a CDS encoding tetratricopeptide repeat protein — MFVPSKKCICLGSFVAPILLYCNGAIPSSPTAEKTIEDEITKKYHKIVEREPSNLNAHFNLGILYYNKGLYEDAIREFHTVININPKDAEAYYNLGNIFIKKNLLDDAIATYKKTLAINLRDADAFHNLGRAYALKGMNDEAISAYKRSLEINPDLADSYKSIAYLFQKTGQVSETISSFEKAADLLPEDSILLFDLASFYEAKDFQDRAIATYQRIVSINTDHKEAKNKLAILYNNKGVSLALQGNRDEAIVTYKEAIKNKENFKEAYNNLGAVYVDKEMIDEAIETYKNAIKIDPNFSEAYNNLGVAYTKKKDYDEAISVFEKTLSLNKDHPGAHFNLGVIYAEKGMAAKAIHEYNNALQLAPDDFTALYNRGQLYLESGRFNDASTDIQKIIEINPELATAHHTLGVIYQKQGYIDKAISEYKRALEIAPEFQETLKSIEDAYRLREKKLKNKHTEK; from the coding sequence ATGTTTGTACCTTCCAAAAAATGCATCTGTCTGGGCTCTTTTGTTGCCCCCATCCTTTTGTATTGTAATGGCGCAATTCCTTCTTCTCCGACAGCTGAAAAGACCATAGAGGATGAAATTACAAAAAAATATCATAAAATCGTAGAGCGGGAACCTTCCAATCTGAATGCACATTTTAATCTGGGCATTCTCTATTACAATAAGGGATTGTATGAAGATGCTATTCGTGAGTTCCATACCGTCATCAACATCAACCCAAAAGATGCAGAGGCTTATTACAACCTCGGAAACATCTTTATTAAAAAAAACCTTTTAGACGATGCAATAGCAACATACAAAAAGACGCTTGCTATTAATTTGCGGGATGCGGATGCGTTTCACAATTTGGGACGCGCTTATGCGCTGAAAGGCATGAACGATGAAGCTATTTCTGCTTACAAAAGATCCCTTGAGATCAATCCCGACCTTGCGGATAGTTATAAAAGTATTGCGTACCTTTTTCAGAAAACCGGACAAGTTTCCGAAACCATTTCTTCATTTGAAAAGGCGGCAGACCTTCTTCCAGAAGATAGTATATTACTTTTTGATTTAGCCTCTTTCTATGAGGCAAAAGATTTTCAAGATCGCGCAATTGCAACATATCAAAGGATAGTGTCCATAAATACAGACCATAAAGAGGCTAAAAACAAGCTTGCAATTTTATACAATAATAAAGGAGTATCATTGGCATTACAGGGAAACAGGGATGAGGCTATAGTCACTTATAAAGAAGCGATAAAAAACAAAGAAAACTTCAAGGAGGCCTACAACAATCTCGGCGCTGTATATGTCGACAAAGAAATGATTGACGAGGCAATAGAAACTTATAAAAACGCAATAAAGATTGATCCGAATTTTAGCGAGGCATATAACAACCTGGGAGTAGCTTACACAAAGAAAAAGGATTATGATGAAGCGATCTCTGTATTTGAAAAGACTCTGTCACTCAACAAGGATCATCCGGGCGCGCATTTTAACCTGGGAGTAATTTATGCAGAAAAAGGAATGGCGGCAAAGGCTATTCATGAATACAATAATGCTCTGCAACTCGCTCCGGACGATTTTACAGCGCTTTACAATCGCGGACAATTATATTTAGAAAGTGGTCGATTCAATGATGCATCAACAGATATTCAAAAAATCATTGAGATAAATCCGGAACTGGCAACTGCTCACCATACACTGGGGGTTATTTATCAAAAACAGGGATATATTGATAAAGCGATCTCCGAATACAAACGGGCGCTAGAAATAGCGCCAGAGTTTCAGGAGACATTAAAAAGTATTGAAGATGCGTATCGTTTGAGGGAAAAAAAGCTGAAAAACAAACATACGGAAAAATAA
- a CDS encoding tetratricopeptide repeat protein, with amino-acid sequence MTVKNSKFLYILLLLVPSCVFLNALLGGFVYDDIAIIEENYFIRSFQNIPKIFSEEYFLLSEELSYRPVATFSYFLDYTIWQLNPFGYHLTNVILHTANTFLLYLLLVWIFKKRSIAFLSALLFSVHPCITEAVNAIGYREDLFVGLFSFLSCLFLIKTIGGYITSCEGGFSQNLLQDKKDRKKREPLPHSLKSQKWVMRVYYALSLLCYLLSLFSKETAIVTPLFIFLYWVYCMPKFEWKKYFACYCLGYILISLFYLGIRFVVLKNPQEESIGYLGGSSSVNFMTMAKVLASYIKHMFFPFHLSADYVVSPVTSFSDFSFLTSVVFLAAVGIVLIRSTQKDKTYCFFTACFFVSFLPVLNIIPIGHVMAERYLYLPVAGFCGIVGGLLSGISTAPSANTCVMFPFSKTNRVFNITSVVFLLFIPFTYFTVKTVSRNRVWQSEYTFWTTILKDQPQNYDAHNNLGCYFYKQRELDRAIHELKTAVTLKENYSEGHNSLGAMYIDKGLIDEAINEYSIAVKHRPVFPQAYYNLGNACIKKGLIDEGIAFFKKAVRLGMRKPQVYNNLGSAFIKKGMLEDSIMYYQKALSVYNDFPEVHSNLGYIYTEKGDLEKAVFELEKALQLQPNHANAHNNLGALYCRMGLWDQAHDEFLQAIISNPGNASAHKNLGMIYFTKGDRQMARKHFVQMLKCDPNYLKDAGVHAIVLQLGIIEK; translated from the coding sequence GTGACAGTAAAAAACTCAAAATTCCTGTATATACTACTCCTGCTTGTTCCCTCATGTGTTTTTTTGAATGCGCTTCTCGGGGGTTTTGTTTATGACGATATCGCAATAATTGAAGAAAACTATTTTATACGATCTTTCCAGAATATCCCAAAAATTTTCAGTGAAGAGTATTTTCTCCTCTCAGAAGAACTGAGCTATCGCCCTGTTGCAACCTTCAGCTATTTTTTGGATTATACCATCTGGCAGCTCAATCCGTTCGGTTACCATTTGACAAATGTCATTCTCCATACGGCGAATACCTTCCTTTTGTATCTGTTGCTCGTATGGATATTCAAGAAACGTTCTATTGCGTTTCTTTCGGCGCTACTCTTTTCTGTCCATCCGTGCATAACGGAAGCAGTAAATGCTATCGGTTATCGGGAAGATCTGTTTGTTGGGTTATTTTCCTTTCTCTCATGCCTTTTCCTGATTAAAACCATCGGAGGGTATATTACTTCATGTGAAGGAGGTTTCAGCCAAAACCTGTTACAAGATAAAAAAGACCGAAAAAAGAGGGAGCCATTGCCTCATTCGTTAAAATCACAAAAATGGGTCATGCGGGTATATTATGCATTGTCTCTCCTCTGTTACCTGCTGAGCCTGTTTTCTAAAGAAACGGCAATTGTTACACCACTCTTTATTTTTCTCTATTGGGTGTATTGTATGCCAAAATTTGAATGGAAAAAATATTTTGCCTGCTATTGCCTTGGATATATCCTGATAAGTCTTTTTTATTTGGGCATACGCTTTGTGGTGCTAAAAAATCCCCAGGAAGAGTCCATCGGGTACTTGGGAGGCAGTAGCTCAGTAAATTTCATGACAATGGCGAAGGTACTGGCTTCGTATATCAAACATATGTTTTTCCCCTTCCATCTGAGTGCGGATTATGTTGTTTCCCCTGTTACTTCATTCTCCGATTTCTCCTTCCTTACCAGTGTTGTTTTTCTCGCTGCTGTAGGAATCGTTCTTATCAGATCAACGCAGAAAGACAAAACGTATTGTTTTTTTACGGCCTGCTTTTTCGTATCGTTCTTACCGGTCTTAAATATTATACCTATTGGGCATGTGATGGCTGAACGATACCTGTATCTTCCGGTTGCCGGATTTTGTGGGATTGTTGGTGGCCTTTTGTCAGGAATATCAACCGCCCCTTCTGCAAATACCTGTGTAATGTTTCCCTTTTCCAAGACAAACAGAGTCTTCAACATTACGAGTGTTGTCTTTCTTCTCTTCATACCATTTACGTATTTTACGGTAAAAACGGTCTCCAGAAACAGGGTCTGGCAGAGTGAATATACCTTTTGGACCACCATTCTGAAAGATCAGCCTCAAAATTATGATGCGCATAATAATCTCGGATGCTATTTCTACAAACAAAGGGAATTGGACCGGGCAATTCATGAATTGAAAACGGCCGTTACTTTGAAAGAGAACTATTCGGAAGGGCACAATAGCCTGGGGGCCATGTATATAGACAAAGGCCTTATAGACGAAGCAATCAATGAATATTCCATTGCAGTAAAGCACAGACCTGTATTTCCACAAGCCTATTACAATCTTGGTAATGCCTGTATTAAAAAAGGCTTGATTGATGAAGGTATTGCTTTTTTTAAGAAGGCCGTCCGCCTGGGGATGCGGAAACCGCAGGTTTACAATAACCTCGGCAGCGCTTTTATAAAAAAAGGCATGTTAGAAGATTCTATAATGTACTATCAAAAGGCGTTGTCCGTTTACAATGATTTTCCCGAAGTCCATAGTAATTTGGGATATATATATACAGAAAAAGGCGATTTGGAAAAGGCGGTGTTTGAGTTAGAAAAAGCCCTGCAACTTCAACCGAATCATGCAAATGCTCATAATAATCTGGGGGCTCTCTATTGCCGGATGGGACTGTGGGATCAGGCGCATGATGAATTCTTACAGGCCATAATTTCTAATCCCGGAAATGCAAGTGCCCACAAAAATCTTGGTATGATTTATTTTACGAAAGGAGATAGACAAATGGCTAGAAAACACTTTGTGCAGATGTTAAAATGTGATCCGAATTATCTGAAAGACGCAGGCGTACATGCGATTGTTTTACAGTTGGGGATAATAGAAAAATAA
- the phoU gene encoding phosphate signaling complex protein PhoU, with the protein MERQFDQRLGALRKNLIQMASIVEEAISHAVKSLTERDSDMARLVLNNDKQVDMLELEIDRQCVDLLALQQPMAIDLRFITGAIKITNNLERMGDLAVNIAERVVPLNQEPQLKPLIDIPMMAAITQTMVKDSIDAFVNRDTALARSVCERDSKVDALNDQIFRELLLYMMQDPSNITRAVHLILISRHLERIADHSTNIAEEVVYIVKAKVVKHRGYNPEGS; encoded by the coding sequence ATGGAAAGACAATTCGATCAACGATTAGGGGCGCTCAGAAAAAATCTTATACAAATGGCTTCTATCGTCGAGGAGGCCATTTCTCATGCCGTAAAGTCATTAACTGAGAGGGACAGTGATATGGCACGTCTCGTTTTGAATAATGATAAGCAGGTGGACATGCTTGAATTAGAGATTGATAGACAGTGTGTAGATTTGCTGGCGTTACAACAACCAATGGCCATTGATCTCCGATTTATTACCGGTGCGATAAAAATTACCAATAACCTTGAGCGGATGGGAGACCTTGCCGTTAATATTGCAGAGCGTGTGGTTCCTCTGAATCAGGAACCACAATTGAAACCGCTGATTGACATACCCATGATGGCAGCCATTACCCAAACCATGGTCAAAGACAGTATTGATGCCTTTGTAAACCGTGATACCGCACTTGCCCGGTCGGTATGTGAACGAGACTCCAAAGTAGATGCCCTGAATGATCAAATATTCAGAGAACTACTTCTTTATATGATGCAAGACCCTTCGAACATTACACGGGCCGTTCACCTGATCCTTATTTCACGCCATCTGGAAAGGATTGCTGACCACTCCACCAATATTGCAGAAGAAGTCGTATACATTGTCAAGGCAAAGGTAGTCAAGCATCGTGGTTACAATCCGGAAGGTTCATAA
- the cobA gene encoding uroporphyrinogen-III C-methyltransferase, producing MKRSLVYLVGAGPGDPRLITIKGLDCIKKADVIIYDYLVNVDLLKVAKKDAEFIYVGKQGGAHTMQQEDINKLIVKKAQENKIVTRLKGGDPYVYGRGGEEALVLRESHIPFEVVPGITAAIATPNYAGIPVTHRDFTSTFGLITGHEDPTKDESSIDWAKISTGIGTLAFYMGIKNLPNITEQLMKHGRSADTPVAVIRWGTTTQQKTVVGTLSTIVEKARNIRPPAITIVGEVVKLRDQLNWFENKPLFGKTIVVTRSREQASEFADQLYEYGAQVIEFPTIGIDKPDSTQSLDDSIHTIQSYDWIVFTSINGVDSFFRRMFELGKDIRELKGIKVCAIGPATAGGVEKYYIKVDSKPPKFIAESVVEELKKVTVIKGEKFLLPRADIARSFLPDELQKLGGKVTDLTAYKTVMVQPKDINLIDKIKNGEVNIITFTSASTVRNFVQIVGKENVPLIKTNVQFASIGPITTEAAEELGLPITIKAEEYTIPGLVDAILKSTGKSY from the coding sequence ATGAAACGGAGTTTAGTATATCTTGTAGGCGCAGGTCCTGGCGATCCGCGCCTTATTACCATAAAAGGATTGGACTGTATTAAGAAAGCCGATGTTATTATTTACGATTATCTGGTAAATGTGGACCTCCTCAAAGTGGCTAAAAAGGATGCAGAGTTCATTTATGTGGGAAAACAAGGCGGTGCGCATACCATGCAACAGGAAGATATCAATAAACTTATTGTGAAAAAGGCACAGGAAAATAAAATAGTTACCCGGTTGAAGGGTGGCGACCCCTATGTTTATGGACGTGGCGGAGAAGAGGCGCTTGTCCTTCGTGAGAGTCATATCCCTTTCGAAGTCGTTCCCGGTATTACTGCTGCCATCGCGACTCCTAACTATGCGGGTATCCCCGTTACCCATCGTGATTTCACCTCTACCTTCGGATTGATCACGGGACACGAAGATCCCACAAAAGACGAGAGTTCCATCGATTGGGCGAAGATCAGTACGGGAATTGGCACCTTGGCCTTTTATATGGGGATTAAAAATCTCCCTAACATTACCGAGCAACTTATGAAACACGGCCGTTCAGCGGATACCCCTGTTGCAGTCATACGATGGGGCACTACCACACAGCAAAAAACCGTAGTGGGAACGTTGAGCACCATTGTGGAAAAGGCCAGGAATATTCGTCCTCCGGCAATTACCATTGTTGGTGAAGTGGTAAAGCTCCGTGATCAACTCAACTGGTTTGAAAACAAGCCCCTCTTTGGGAAAACCATTGTTGTAACACGTTCACGGGAACAAGCCAGCGAGTTCGCAGATCAATTATACGAGTACGGCGCCCAAGTCATTGAATTCCCTACCATTGGCATTGATAAACCGGATAGTACACAATCCCTCGATGACTCCATACATACTATTCAATCCTATGATTGGATTGTATTTACCAGCATAAATGGTGTTGATAGTTTTTTCCGGCGGATGTTTGAATTAGGAAAGGATATCCGTGAACTGAAGGGTATTAAGGTCTGTGCCATTGGACCGGCAACGGCAGGAGGAGTTGAAAAATATTATATAAAGGTTGATAGTAAACCGCCAAAATTTATAGCAGAATCGGTCGTCGAGGAGTTAAAAAAGGTAACGGTGATAAAGGGAGAGAAATTTTTGTTACCACGAGCTGATATTGCCAGGAGTTTCCTGCCTGATGAGCTTCAAAAATTGGGAGGAAAGGTTACCGACCTGACGGCATACAAAACCGTCATGGTACAACCCAAAGACATTAATCTTATCGACAAAATTAAAAATGGAGAAGTAAATATTATTACCTTTACCAGTGCATCAACCGTAAGGAATTTTGTTCAAATTGTCGGCAAAGAGAACGTTCCGTTAATTAAAACAAACGTGCAGTTTGCGAGCATTGGTCCAATTACCACGGAGGCGGCAGAGGAACTGGGACTCCCGATCACTATCAAGGCAGAAGAATACACCATTCCCGGGCTGGTGGATGCTATACTGAAATCAACAGGGAAATCTTACTAG
- a CDS encoding heavy metal translocating P-type ATPase, with protein sequence MAEQTIKFIITGMSCVNCSMRIERGLKNLKGIKSVRINFSNATGIVTYDTKLVNSASIVKHVKSLGYAAKERVRLDQTSKVSAQMLWLVFSIVASVVMMALMYVPIPVFLQYSKPYALLSIATVTLLGPGMGFFINAYQSLKNLFANMDVLVSMGILSSYVYSVIAIFGIFGSSGHAFFETSVMLIAFIRIGKYLEERAKGRASHALQKLAKLQADKARLLLPEGKESEVSASSVRVGDIIVVRAGEIIPVDGEVLDGVSSVDESMVTGESLPVVKQKGDSVVGATMNKTGALTIKTTKVGEETVLSQIINMVEDAQMEKAPIQRFADSVSNIFVPVVVGLSIITFLCWYFVFYNVAGTLPFVWALKLAVAVLVIACPCALGLATPTAIMVGSGIGLDHAIIIKRASALEEIARLNAIVFDKTGTITEGHFVVNDIIPAKTVRESDLLTLAAAGCSFSNHPLAQSVIDKAEERKLTWDTIRNFKEEAGKGIVCLYKGKDLLIGNEGLLSSYKIPVGEVRDDSKELESHGQSLVYIAYDSTCKGVLGLMDEIKQNAHVVISQLKQMDIQSVMMTGDSEQVAQSVASAVGIKEYRSRVLPSEKREVVKDFQKKGLKVGMVGDGINDAPALAQANVGIAIGAGTGIAKETGDIILMKNDIMGAVQAIRLGRKTLSKIRQNLFWAMLYNTVGIPIAAGALYPFYGISLKPEYAGLAMALSSVSVVTNSLLLKRISFEKDGALR encoded by the coding sequence ATGGCCGAACAAACGATAAAATTTATTATTACCGGTATGAGTTGTGTAAATTGTTCGATGAGGATCGAACGTGGCCTTAAAAATTTGAAGGGAATTAAGTCTGTCCGGATTAATTTTTCCAATGCGACAGGAATAGTAACCTATGATACCAAGCTCGTCAACAGCGCCTCTATTGTAAAACATGTGAAAAGTCTTGGTTATGCTGCAAAGGAAAGGGTCAGGCTTGACCAGACATCGAAGGTCTCCGCTCAGATGCTTTGGCTTGTTTTCAGTATAGTTGCCTCTGTCGTAATGATGGCATTGATGTATGTTCCCATACCCGTTTTTTTGCAATACTCTAAACCATATGCGCTTCTGTCTATTGCTACGGTAACATTACTGGGGCCTGGAATGGGCTTTTTTATCAACGCTTACCAATCCCTTAAAAATCTTTTTGCCAATATGGACGTTTTGGTATCGATGGGGATACTCTCTTCATACGTTTACAGTGTAATTGCAATTTTCGGTATATTCGGTTCTTCCGGTCATGCGTTCTTTGAGACATCAGTAATGTTGATTGCCTTCATTCGCATTGGTAAATATCTTGAAGAGCGGGCAAAAGGAAGGGCAAGCCACGCACTGCAAAAACTTGCCAAGCTGCAGGCCGATAAGGCACGGTTGTTATTACCGGAAGGAAAAGAATCCGAGGTCAGCGCTTCTTCCGTGCGTGTAGGTGATATAATAGTTGTCAGAGCGGGGGAGATTATTCCGGTAGACGGCGAGGTACTGGACGGTGTTTCTTCTGTAGACGAATCCATGGTAACGGGTGAGTCACTGCCTGTGGTAAAGCAAAAAGGAGATAGCGTGGTGGGCGCAACCATGAATAAAACCGGCGCTTTAACCATAAAAACGACAAAAGTAGGCGAGGAAACCGTTTTATCACAGATTATCAATATGGTAGAAGACGCTCAGATGGAGAAGGCCCCTATTCAGCGATTTGCAGATAGTGTCTCGAATATATTTGTTCCGGTAGTGGTAGGTTTATCCATTATAACCTTTCTCTGCTGGTATTTTGTTTTTTATAATGTTGCCGGAACGTTGCCTTTTGTGTGGGCATTAAAACTGGCAGTTGCAGTACTGGTAATTGCCTGCCCATGCGCGCTGGGGCTTGCTACCCCAACGGCAATTATGGTTGGAAGCGGTATAGGACTTGATCATGCCATCATAATTAAACGTGCAAGCGCCCTGGAAGAAATTGCACGGCTCAATGCCATTGTATTCGATAAAACGGGAACTATCACCGAGGGACATTTTGTGGTAAACGATATTATTCCTGCAAAAACGGTGCGCGAATCAGACCTGCTTACCCTTGCCGCTGCAGGATGTTCCTTTTCGAATCATCCGCTTGCACAGTCGGTGATAGACAAAGCAGAAGAGAGGAAACTTACGTGGGATACCATCCGGAATTTTAAAGAGGAAGCGGGAAAAGGTATTGTCTGTCTCTATAAGGGCAAAGACTTATTGATTGGAAACGAAGGGCTTCTCTCCTCTTACAAAATTCCTGTAGGCGAGGTACGAGATGACTCCAAAGAACTGGAATCACATGGTCAGTCTCTCGTATATATTGCTTATGACTCAACATGTAAAGGTGTGTTGGGGCTGATGGATGAAATAAAGCAAAACGCGCATGTTGTTATCAGCCAGTTAAAGCAAATGGATATACAAAGCGTTATGATGACCGGTGACAGCGAACAGGTTGCTCAGTCCGTTGCATCTGCTGTTGGCATCAAGGAATACCGATCCAGGGTATTGCCCTCTGAGAAAAGAGAAGTGGTAAAGGATTTTCAGAAAAAGGGGTTGAAAGTGGGAATGGTGGGTGACGGTATAAACGATGCGCCTGCCTTGGCACAAGCTAATGTGGGAATTGCCATTGGAGCAGGAACAGGGATTGCGAAGGAAACCGGCGATATTATTCTCATGAAAAATGATATTATGGGTGCAGTACAAGCTATCCGACTGGGAAGGAAGACTCTTTCCAAGATTCGTCAAAATTTGTTTTGGGCCATGTTATACAATACCGTTGGGATTCCTATTGCAGCTGGAGCATTGTATCCGTTTTATGGTATCAGCCTGAAACCCGAATATGCAGGATTAGCGATGGCGCTTTCTTCCGTATCAGTGGTAACGAATTCTCTGTTACTGAAACGTATTTCTTTTGAAAAAGACGGTGCATTGCGTTAA
- a CDS encoding CBS domain-containing protein: MIVKDMMNKIVVAAKKNTIGRDLAVKLLSGMYSGLPVVDDKGKVIGVVTEFDLLKAIKDGKALEQVKAGDIMTKDPVCVSEATTMEEVITLMTKYHIIRVPVVRDDKLVGVVSRCDILKNLVEPEFVTVCYD; this comes from the coding sequence ATGATAGTCAAGGATATGATGAACAAAATTGTCGTTGCCGCAAAGAAAAACACTATCGGTAGAGATTTAGCAGTAAAATTGCTATCCGGCATGTACAGTGGATTGCCCGTTGTGGATGATAAAGGAAAAGTCATTGGGGTTGTAACCGAATTTGATCTGTTGAAGGCCATAAAAGACGGGAAGGCTTTAGAGCAGGTAAAAGCGGGAGATATTATGACAAAAGATCCTGTTTGTGTGTCTGAAGCGACAACCATGGAAGAGGTCATAACACTCATGACAAAATACCATATCATTCGGGTACCAGTAGTACGGGATGATAAACTGGTGGGTGTTGTTTCTCGATGTGATATTCTGAAAAATCTCGTAGAACCTGAATTTGTAACCGTTTGCTACGATTAA
- the hslV gene encoding ATP-dependent protease subunit HslV: MTHTIKSTTILAVRRDGHVAIGGDGQVTMNAAVVKHDAKKIRRLYHDKVIIGFAGSAADAFSLMERFDAKLEQYQGNVLRSAHELARDWRTDKVLRRLESLLIVVDKQHSFLISGSGDVIEPDDGIIGIGSGGSFAIAAARALVKHTSLNAKEIVEEALGIAADICVYTNKSIVVEEIAL; this comes from the coding sequence TTGACGCACACGATAAAATCTACAACAATTTTGGCGGTCCGGCGGGATGGGCATGTTGCTATCGGCGGTGACGGCCAGGTTACCATGAATGCTGCGGTGGTAAAGCATGATGCAAAAAAAATCCGCAGACTGTACCATGATAAGGTCATTATCGGTTTTGCCGGTTCAGCAGCAGATGCCTTTTCACTTATGGAACGGTTTGATGCCAAGCTTGAACAATATCAGGGAAATGTCTTGCGCAGCGCTCATGAATTGGCCCGTGATTGGAGAACAGATAAAGTTTTGAGAAGATTGGAATCTCTCCTTATTGTTGTCGATAAACAACACTCCTTTTTGATTTCCGGCAGCGGTGATGTAATAGAGCCGGATGACGGCATTATTGGCATTGGTTCAGGAGGCTCGTTTGCAATTGCAGCAGCTAGGGCCCTGGTAAAACATACATCCTTGAACGCAAAAGAGATCGTAGAAGAAGCCCTGGGTATTGCAGCGGATATTTGCGTATATACAAACAAGAGTATTGTGGTAGAGGAGATTGCACTGTGA
- the hslU gene encoding ATP-dependent protease ATPase subunit HslU, translated as MKELTPRKIVEELDKYIIGQKNAKRAVAIAIRNRWRRHQLSDELREEVLPKNIIMIGPTGVGKTEIARRMAALVKAPFLKVEASKYTEVGYHGRDVESMIRDITEIGVNMVKAEKIKEVQKKAEKMAEERLLDLLLPPVPKNTEPSDSETEKKREEQHISTREKFRKKLQEGKLSNRTVEITTQEKPYVLQGFVAGIEEIGMDFQNMMEKMIPPRAQVRKVPVAEAKRILTQEEAEKLVDKEKVLQEAVTRTEQFGIVFLDELDKIAGGSESKRGPDVSREGVQRDLLPIVEGTTVNTRYGMVKTDRILFVAAGAFHVSKPSDLIPELQGRFPIRVELEDLGKEEFLRILTEPKNALIKQYKALLETEGVTIQFKQDAIETVAETAVQVNKSTQNIGARRLHTILEKLLEDASFDAPEMNGKELCINAQYVNDKLQAIVKDEDLSRYIL; from the coding sequence GTGAAGGAATTGACCCCTCGTAAGATAGTAGAAGAGTTGGACAAATATATTATTGGTCAAAAAAATGCCAAGCGTGCGGTTGCAATTGCAATCAGAAATCGATGGCGCAGGCACCAGCTTTCTGACGAGTTACGAGAGGAAGTCTTGCCAAAAAATATCATTATGATCGGTCCAACAGGCGTCGGGAAAACAGAAATTGCAAGGCGCATGGCAGCCCTCGTTAAAGCACCATTTCTCAAGGTTGAGGCATCAAAGTACACCGAAGTCGGTTATCATGGTCGTGACGTAGAATCCATGATCCGTGATATTACGGAGATTGGCGTGAATATGGTAAAGGCGGAAAAAATAAAAGAGGTTCAGAAAAAGGCGGAGAAAATGGCTGAAGAGCGGCTCCTGGACTTACTGCTTCCTCCTGTGCCGAAAAATACAGAACCTTCCGATTCTGAAACCGAAAAAAAGCGTGAAGAACAACACATAAGTACCCGGGAGAAATTCCGCAAAAAATTACAGGAAGGGAAACTGTCAAATCGTACTGTGGAAATTACTACCCAGGAAAAGCCTTATGTTCTTCAAGGTTTTGTGGCAGGAATCGAAGAAATAGGTATGGATTTCCAAAATATGATGGAGAAGATGATTCCACCACGCGCGCAGGTGCGAAAGGTGCCCGTTGCTGAGGCAAAGAGAATTTTAACACAGGAAGAGGCGGAAAAACTTGTTGATAAGGAAAAAGTACTTCAGGAAGCGGTTACCAGAACCGAACAGTTCGGGATTGTCTTTCTGGATGAACTTGATAAGATCGCAGGAGGAAGTGAGTCAAAACGAGGCCCTGATGTTTCCCGGGAGGGCGTACAAAGGGACCTTTTGCCTATAGTAGAAGGCACCACAGTAAATACGAGGTATGGAATGGTTAAAACAGACCGCATTCTTTTTGTTGCTGCTGGCGCATTTCACGTATCCAAACCCTCAGATTTGATTCCGGAACTCCAGGGAAGATTTCCTATCCGCGTGGAATTAGAAGATCTCGGCAAGGAAGAATTTTTACGTATCCTGACTGAACCGAAAAATGCATTGATAAAGCAATATAAGGCACTTCTTGAAACAGAGGGGGTTACAATTCAATTTAAACAGGATGCAATTGAAACCGTTGCGGAAACAGCAGTACAGGTGAACAAGAGTACCCAAAATATTGGAGCTCGAAGACTGCATACCATCCTGGAAAAACTTTTAGAAGATGCTTCATTTGACGCCCCGGAAATGAACGGAAAAGAGTTGTGTATAAACGCGCAATATGTAAATGACAAATTACAGGCCATAGTAAAAGATGAAGATTTAAGCCGATATATCTTATAG